A region of Candidatus Polarisedimenticolia bacterium DNA encodes the following proteins:
- the murG gene encoding undecaprenyldiphospho-muramoylpentapeptide beta-N-acetylglucosaminyltransferase, producing MVFAGGGTGGHIYPAVAVAQELSRRRRGLVVVFIGTGSAFEKRVVEGHGFQLLRVSSRGLLGRSLSAQIAALFQTAAGLLQSMRILWELKPRVVIGVGGFASAPAVGAAILQRIPTMVQEQNYSPGLANRILARWVDRIAVSFEETKEQLGGRGEVTGNPVRTEFSAVKPKSRGAIFALLVFGGSQGARAINEKMVEALPHLAQRRLGLRIVHMTGEKDRQAVEEAYRKHRLEAEVTPYLERMADEYARCDLVICRAGATTVAELTACQKASILIPFPSAAGDHQRLNAEKLEKAGAAVVLRESDLTGERLAQAIESLAASPERITAMERAAARLARPDAAARVADLVEELMA from the coding sequence GTGGTTTTCGCGGGGGGAGGCACGGGGGGCCACATCTATCCGGCGGTGGCGGTGGCCCAGGAGCTTTCTCGCCGCCGGCGAGGTCTCGTCGTGGTGTTCATCGGCACCGGATCGGCGTTCGAGAAGCGGGTCGTGGAAGGGCACGGCTTCCAGCTCCTGCGCGTGAGCTCCCGGGGACTTCTGGGACGGAGCCTGTCGGCCCAGATCGCGGCGCTCTTCCAGACCGCGGCGGGGCTGCTCCAATCGATGCGCATCCTCTGGGAGCTGAAGCCGCGCGTCGTGATCGGCGTGGGGGGATTCGCCTCGGCCCCGGCGGTGGGCGCCGCCATCCTGCAGCGCATCCCCACGATGGTGCAGGAGCAGAACTACTCGCCGGGCCTGGCGAACCGTATCCTCGCCCGATGGGTGGATCGCATCGCCGTCTCCTTCGAGGAGACGAAGGAACAGCTGGGAGGCCGCGGCGAGGTCACGGGCAACCCGGTCCGCACCGAATTCTCGGCGGTGAAGCCCAAGTCGCGGGGAGCGATCTTCGCGCTGCTCGTCTTCGGGGGAAGCCAGGGGGCCCGGGCCATCAACGAGAAGATGGTGGAAGCGCTCCCGCATCTGGCGCAGCGGAGGCTGGGATTGAGGATCGTCCACATGACCGGCGAGAAGGACCGGCAGGCGGTGGAGGAGGCCTACCGGAAGCACCGGCTGGAGGCGGAAGTGACCCCCTACCTCGAGCGGATGGCGGACGAATACGCGCGCTGCGATCTGGTGATCTGCCGCGCGGGCGCGACCACGGTGGCGGAGCTGACCGCCTGCCAGAAGGCCTCGATCCTGATTCCCTTCCCCAGCGCGGCGGGCGACCACCAGCGGCTCAACGCGGAGAAGCTCGAGAAGGCGGGGGCGGCCGTGGTCCTGCGCGAGTCGGATCTCACGGGGGAGCGGCTGGCGCAGGCGATCGAGTCCCTCGCCGCAAGTCCGGAGAGGATCACGGCCATGGAGCGTGCGGCCGCGCGGCTGGCCCGCCCCGACGCGGCGGCCCGGGTCGCCGATCTGGTGGAAGAGCTGATGGCATGA
- the murC gene encoding UDP-N-acetylmuramate--L-alanine ligase has product MKKVRQVHFVGIGGIGMSGIAEVLLNLGYGVSGSDLAASSVTRRLEDLGGKVAIGHEAGNVKGADVVVTSSAVRPGNVEVAEARRLQIPVIPRAEMLAELMRMKYGVAIAGAHGKTSTTSMVAQVLSGSNLDPTIVIGGRLEILGSNAKLGKGDLLVAEADESDGSFLHLSPTIAVVTNLDAEHLDHYGTFAKLQDAFVDFLNKVPFYGVGIVCLDDPAIREILPRLERKIVTYGLEGRPDLRAEGMAMKEFSCRFEVSWKEKPLGSVELRVPGLHNVSNSLAAIAVGLELDLPFDWIASHLSQFRGADRRFQLKGEANGILVIDDYGHHPSEIRATLRAARRGWSRRTVVVFQPHRFSRAAALHDEFARSFEDADVLVVTDIYPAGEKPLPGVSGESLAEAIRRQGHRDVTLVCDLKEVPDFLLSRVRPEDMVITMGAGSVWRAGEEFLKRLGKSS; this is encoded by the coding sequence ATGAAGAAAGTCCGGCAAGTCCACTTCGTCGGGATCGGCGGAATCGGGATGAGCGGGATCGCGGAGGTGCTGCTGAACCTGGGATACGGGGTGTCGGGATCGGACCTCGCGGCGAGCTCCGTCACGCGAAGGCTGGAAGACCTGGGGGGGAAGGTGGCCATCGGGCACGAGGCGGGAAACGTGAAAGGCGCCGACGTCGTGGTGACGTCCTCCGCGGTGCGCCCCGGCAACGTCGAGGTGGCCGAGGCGCGGCGACTCCAGATTCCCGTGATTCCCAGGGCCGAGATGCTCGCGGAGCTGATGCGGATGAAGTACGGCGTCGCCATCGCCGGAGCGCACGGCAAGACTTCCACCACCTCCATGGTCGCCCAGGTGCTCTCCGGCTCCAACCTGGATCCCACCATCGTCATCGGCGGGCGTCTGGAAATCCTCGGAAGCAACGCCAAGCTCGGCAAGGGAGATCTCCTCGTGGCGGAGGCCGACGAGAGCGACGGCTCCTTCCTCCATCTTTCTCCGACGATCGCCGTCGTGACGAACCTGGACGCGGAGCACCTGGACCACTACGGCACCTTCGCGAAGCTTCAGGACGCCTTCGTCGACTTCCTGAACAAGGTCCCGTTCTACGGCGTCGGGATCGTCTGCCTGGACGATCCGGCGATCCGCGAGATCCTGCCGAGGCTCGAGCGGAAGATCGTGACCTACGGACTGGAGGGACGGCCCGACCTGAGAGCCGAGGGGATGGCGATGAAGGAGTTCAGCTGCCGCTTCGAAGTTTCCTGGAAAGAGAAGCCCCTCGGCAGCGTGGAGCTGCGGGTGCCGGGACTCCACAACGTCAGCAACAGCCTGGCGGCCATCGCCGTCGGATTGGAGCTGGACCTGCCTTTCGACTGGATCGCCTCCCACCTCTCCCAGTTCCGGGGCGCCGACCGGCGCTTCCAGCTCAAGGGGGAAGCCAACGGGATTCTGGTGATCGACGACTACGGACACCATCCCTCGGAGATTCGGGCGACGCTCCGGGCGGCCCGGCGGGGCTGGAGCCGCCGGACGGTCGTCGTCTTTCAGCCTCACCGCTTCTCGCGAGCAGCCGCTCTCCACGACGAGTTCGCGCGCAGCTTCGAGGACGCCGACGTCCTGGTGGTCACCGACATCTACCCGGCCGGCGAGAAGCCGCTCCCGGGCGTCTCCGGGGAGAGCCTCGCCGAGGCCATCCGGCGCCAGGGCCACCGCGACGTGACCCTGGTGTGCGATCTGAAGGAGGTCCCCGACTTCCTCCTTTCCCGGGTCCGCCCCGAGGACATGGTGATCACGATGGGAGCGGGCTCGGTCTGGAGGGCGGGAGAGGAGTTCCTGAAGAGGCTGGGGAAGAGTTCGTGA
- the murB gene encoding UDP-N-acetylmuramate dehydrogenase — translation MKSRAQAARRHEERDMAGSWAEKATEILEASAVPYERSFPLARLTTLGVGGPADFLARPDSVPAIAQALEALTNEGIPLAVLGAGSNLLVSEAGFRGVVVCLADLLDEPRIDGNFVRAPAGWRLPSLVSRLTPLGLSGLEWAEGIPGSVGGSVRMNAGAFGDSMQSTVREVAVLDLQGRVERLRVSPADFIYRGAPFLRDSIVVEALFETTPRPPKEIEEIVRPFREHRRRTQPTGVRSSGCIWKNPPGSNAGRLIQEAGLKGTVHGGAKISEVHGNFIVNTGGATFSDVMILAERIRETVLKHAGVSLEMEVVIWP, via the coding sequence GTGAAGAGCCGGGCGCAGGCGGCGAGGCGCCACGAGGAACGGGACATGGCGGGAAGCTGGGCGGAAAAGGCGACGGAGATCCTGGAGGCCTCCGCGGTCCCCTACGAGCGGAGCTTCCCGCTCGCTCGGCTGACGACCCTGGGAGTGGGCGGGCCCGCCGATTTCCTGGCGCGCCCCGATTCGGTGCCGGCGATCGCCCAGGCTCTCGAGGCGCTGACCAACGAAGGGATCCCTCTGGCCGTCCTCGGGGCGGGATCCAACCTCCTGGTCTCCGAGGCCGGCTTCCGCGGCGTCGTCGTGTGTCTGGCCGATCTGCTGGACGAGCCGCGGATCGACGGGAACTTCGTCCGGGCGCCGGCCGGATGGAGGCTCCCCTCGCTCGTGAGCCGCCTCACGCCCCTCGGGCTGTCGGGCCTGGAGTGGGCGGAGGGGATCCCGGGGTCGGTGGGGGGATCGGTGCGGATGAACGCGGGGGCTTTCGGCGATTCGATGCAGTCGACCGTCCGGGAGGTGGCGGTGCTCGACCTTCAGGGACGGGTGGAGCGGCTTCGGGTCTCCCCCGCCGATTTCATCTACCGCGGCGCCCCGTTCCTGCGCGACTCGATCGTCGTGGAGGCTCTCTTCGAGACGACGCCCCGGCCGCCGAAGGAGATCGAGGAGATCGTCCGCCCCTTCCGGGAGCACCGGCGCCGCACGCAGCCCACCGGCGTGCGCAGCTCGGGCTGCATCTGGAAGAACCCCCCCGGCAGCAACGCCGGCCGCCTGATCCAGGAGGCCGGGCTCAAAGGAACGGTCCACGGGGGGGCGAAGATCTCCGAAGTGCACGGCAATTTCATCGTGAACACCGGAGGCGCCACCTTCTCCGACGTGATGATCCTGGCCGAGCGAATTCGCGAGACGGTCCTCAAGCACGCGGGCGTCTCCCTGGAGATGGAGGTGGTGATCTGGCCGTGA